The genomic region TTCAACCACCGCTGGGGATCAATTTCTATGTGGACCAGCTGAGCCTGCTGTTCACTTTTCTGACGCTGGTGACGAGCCTGCTGTTGTGGCCCTGGCGGAATGAAACGGAACCGCGCCAATACGCCTTGACGCTGCTGCTCGCAGCATCCGCCTGCGGTCTGGCGCTCTCCGGCGATCTGTTCAATATCTATGTCTTCTATGAGCTGATCTCGGTTGCCTCCTTTGGTCTGGCGGCGGCCACCCGCAGTGGCGCATCATTTGCCGCCAGTCTGCGCTACCTGATCCTCAGTGGCCTGGGCAGCGTACTGGCGCTTTGCGGCATCGCAATTGTCTATCTTCAGAGCGGTACCCTGAATCTGGCGCAACTCTCCCAGTTGGCTCCGGAGACCCTGAATACCCCCCTGGGAATGTCTGCCTTTGCCTTGATTCTGTTGGGTGTCGGGGTGAAGGGTGAACTCTTTCCGGTCAACAGCTGGGTGCCGGAGGTCTACGCTGCCGCTTCGAGCCGGGTGTCTGGATTATTGGCGGGACTGGTCTCCAAGCTGGCGGTGTTGGTGATCGTGCGCCTGCTGGTGCTGCTGTTTCAACAGGAATCTGCGTTGCAGCTGATGCTGATACTGGGACTGTTGGGAACGATCAGTGGCGAATTGGCTGCCTGGCGGGCGAAGGATATGAATCGCATGCTGGCCTTCTCGTCCATCGGACAGTTGGGGGTCATCTTTATTGCCTTCTCCATTCCCGGTGAAACCGGTCTGTTTGCAGGTCTGGCACTCTCGCTGCACCACCTGCTGGTCAAGCCCGCGCTGTTCCTGCTGGCCGAGCGCTGGCGGGGCTCGCTGGCGGGTTTGCGGGGAGCCGGACTCGCCTCTCCCGTTGCCGGCGGGATGTTTGTGTTGCTTGCGCTCTCTCTGGTGGGGATGCCTCCGCTGCCCGGCTTCTGGGCAAAGTTTCTCCTCTTTACCGGTCTTGCGGCACAGCAGTCAGTGATCTACCAGGTTGCCCTCGGGGTGGTGTTGCTGTCGATTGTGATCGAAGCCAACTATCTGTTCCGGGTGGTGATGAACCTGTTCCAACCGGCCGGGGATAATAGTGTGGCGGTCACCAGCGATCACGGCTGGTTGAATCTCGGTACGACTTTTCTGCTCTCCGCATTGCTGATTGCGGGCATGCTGTTTATGGGGCCGCTTGGGGCTTGGCTTGAAGAGGTGGCGATACAGGCGGCTGACCCGGTGCTCTATTTCGACACAGTCTTTTCTGTTTCGGCCATCCACTGAGGGGTTTGCTGTGACGCCATTGGATGAACTGCTGCTCTTCTCCGGCCTGACTCTGGTGCTGATGCTGGTATTGGGACGCTTCAGTTACGCGGGCAAGGTTGCCACTGTGTTTTACGGTGGGCAGTTGCTGTTTCTGGCGAAGATGGCGGATCGGATCGCCGATGGCGCGATTGTGACTTTCTCGTTGCAGGTTGAGCTGTTCGGCTTGCAGATGAGTTGGCGTTTCGACGCCCTATCCTGGTTTTTTGCAGTTATCACTCTGGGCGCAGGCCTTCTCAGCAGCTGGTACGCCAGCGGTAAGTGGGGAGAGCGTTTTCGCCGGCGTGGCGGCAATCTCTGGCTGTTGCATGTTGCCTTGGCAGCGAATGTCTTTTCCATGCTGATCCTGTTGGGTAGCGGTGATCTGCTGGCGCTATTCATCGGCTGGGAGTTGGTCAGTTGGGCCAGTTTTCTTTTGATGACCGTGGCGGGTGGCCGCGCGATTCAGGCAGCTATGCGCTACATCACCTACG from Gammaproteobacteria bacterium (ex Lamellibrachia satsuma) harbors:
- a CDS encoding NADH-quinone oxidoreductase subunit J, with translation MNTIVLTVVLPLLAAFVVPALSRVSPLLGRLLGPLTLAYAILLTLQIWLGMEGKPYSVALGGFQPPLGINFYVDQLSLLFTFLTLVTSLLLWPWRNETEPRQYALTLLLAASACGLALSGDLFNIYVFYELISVASFGLAAATRSGASFAASLRYLILSGLGSVLALCGIAIVYLQSGTLNLAQLSQLAPETLNTPLGMSAFALILLGVGVKGELFPVNSWVPEVYAAASSRVSGLLAGLVSKLAVLVIVRLLVLLFQQESALQLMLILGLLGTISGELAAWRAKDMNRMLAFSSIGQLGVIFIAFSIPGETGLFAGLALSLHHLLVKPALFLLAERWRGSLAGLRGAGLASPVAGGMFVLLALSLVGMPPLPGFWAKFLLFTGLAAQQSVIYQVALGVVLLSIVIEANYLFRVVMNLFQPAGDNSVAVTSDHGWLNLGTTFLLSALLIAGMLFMGPLGAWLEEVAIQAADPVLYFDTVFSVSAIH